TGCCACGCACCGGTTACCGTTGCGACGCCTTTCCCGTTCGGCGACTTCGTCGTCAGCGGTGTTGTTGCCGCCGATTTCGGCGTCGGCGAGGTACTGGTCGGCTGCACCGGAGTCTGAAGTGAGAACGAACCCGTCGCGGGCAGATGAGAAGCTGTTGCGGTTGCTGTTACTGACGACGCCGACTGCACGTGCTCCGGATTGGTCGGCGCACTGGCCCCCGGCACCGGTCTGCCCAGGTCAGGAACAGGCGCCGAGTCTGCCGACGCGGACATCGGTGACAGCAGCGACACGAGCAAACCGGCGGTGCCGATCATCGCCGTGAGCCCGGCAATGCGCCGAGCCGTGAAACGGTGCGAAAGCTTGAAACTGGCGGACATAATCGCTCTCCCGGTCGAATCGCCGCAGGCTCAGCCCGGGGCCACCTGGTTGTACAAATTCAGCAGTTGTCCCGAATCCACCACACCGGGGTAAATGCTCGGATCATCGATCTCCCCGCCCCACTGCTGACCGGGTGCCGAGTTCGCCCAGCCGGACCCGACCAGAAGGGTACCCGTCGCCGCGACACCACCGGACGGGACGGCATAACTGCCGACGGCCACAGGGGTCACACCACTAGCACCGATCAGCAACCTCACCTGATGATTCGCCGCATCCCAGATGCCCGTCACGAACGTCCACCCGGCCGTCGCAGACACCGCAGGTCCGGTCGCGCATCCACTCACGATGGGGATAGTCTGCGATTGCATGCAGAATTGCCAATGCCCGGACGCCTCCCGCAACACGAAACCCGAATTCACCGGCCCCGATGCCGCCATGGCGACATAACTCGCGGTCGCCGAGTTCGACGACGCTGGCTTCAACCAGGCCGACGTGGTGAAGCTCTGGATCGAGTGCGTTGTCGAGTTCACCGTCAAATCGACCACATCGTGTGAGGTTCGCGTCGACACCACATTCGCGAAGAAGCCCAATGAGCCATCCACAGCCGACCCTTCGCAGTTACTGACCGTGGAATCGAAGTGATCCACTGCTGTGTGGCAGCGGTACAACTGGATCGGTGTGCCATAGGGCACGGCCGCCGCGCTCGTCCACGAATAACCCATCGGCACGCCCGTCGCGCCCATCCCCTCACAATTGGACGACAATGACGTCATGTCGCCACTGGACAACGCGCATGAGTACACGACAAGCGTGTTCGGCGGTTGAGACTGCCCGGCCCCGGCCAACGCATGCATTTGCCCCAACGCACTTTCGATGTGCGAGCCGGCCGGGGCGTTACCGTCGATCACAGCGGAATGGTAGGTGCCGTAATACCGATTCAGTTGCACCAACCCCGGCACAGACAGCACTGCGTTCAACGGCGGTTGGCCGACCACGGAATCCATGACCGACGGCGTGCCAGCACCGACGGCCAGCGCACTCCCGGAACTGACGCCGCTACCACCGGTCGGATTGGAGTCGGCTACTGTCGCCGGCATGCTTGCCAAGCCCTCCATCAGCCAACTATGCCCAATCGAGTTCGTCACATTGCCCGTGTCGGCGGCCGCCGACACCTGTAGCGGAACGGTATGGACCGAGCCTGACGAATCCGTCGCGACGTTGCCCGCGTCGTCGTATCCGGCAACCCACAGCGTTGATACGTCGTCAATCGGGCTCACCGACACCGTGGCCGACCCCGAGGAGTCCGCGCACGCAAACGACAGGCCTCCGGCCGAGGAGCCACATGCCGGCAACGCCGTTCCGGTGCCGATGACGGTCGGTGCGGGAGGAGGCGTTGCGGCCGCCCCATCCGCCCACCAATATGCGAAGATCGCGGCCGAGCCAGGCGGTGACGAGGTGATCGTGACCGTCATCGGTGCGCCGACCGTCGTGGCAGGCGACGCGACAGCCACTCCCGGCAAAGCTGGAGGGTCATCCTTGATTGTGAAGTAGCAGTACGGTGAGCTGCCGACTGACTGAAGGATGTTATCGCTGCCGCGAGCCCACCACGCATAGGTGATCCCGTTCGAAAACGTGCCCGCCGGGAATGTCGTCGTCAACGGCGCACCTTGCGCCTGAAAAGTTGAACTCGGATGCAACATATACGTCGGCAGAGTGCTAGCTTGGCCCACGTAGAAGTTCGCCGCGGTGTTCTGCCCTGTATCCGGGTCCGTCACGGTCGCCTGAATCGTGATCGGAAGCGTGCCATTGACCATGTCGGGGGCGCCGGCCGGGGCGCAGCCTCGAACCGGCGAGACCATCTTCACCCCGGTCGGCGTGTTCGGCGGAGTGTCGTAGGTGACGATCAGCTGCGCGTTCCAGTCGTAGTGCTTCCGCGTCAACGAGTCCGCCTCGTTCGCGACCCTCAACCCGAGCTGGATCGATCCCAACGAGTGCGCAGCCGCATATTGCGCCGCGACCGTCGCCGAGAAACCCACCCACGCCGGATTTGGTGCACACGGGCCACCGTTCGCGTTTCCCTGCTGATCAATCGCCTGAATCCACCCATTCGGCTCCTGATTCCAGGTGAAACCCGGGGTAGCCGGACTAAACTCCCACAACTGCACCAACGTGGTATCACAACTATTCGCATACGTCTGATGAATGTTGAACCGGGCATTCGACACCGTCTTACCCGTGAGAAAGCTCGTCTGGAACTGGAAGAACGCCCGCGACAGGTAACCGACACCGGAATCGATGCCGTACCCAACGCTGTCCGAAGGCGGATCCAGATACGACTGATTCGGGTACGCACGGTCGTCGAACCAGTCCGCCTGCAACGACGAGGACCAATCCGGGTCGACATACACCGGATACGTCACATTCGGGGTACTGGTTGCGTCCGCAACGTTCAACGACACACTTGTGGCGGTCGTGCTGTAGGCCAGTGCACGCGGCTCAGCACTGCCGGCACCATCCGGGCCTGCCCCGGTGCCAGAGGAATCCCACCACAACGGGGTCGCCGACACCACGGAGCCTGTTAGCGTCGTCGCCGACATCGCCTTCGTCGCCGCCTGCGCACCGACCGTGCCACCACTGACAGTGAACGTGACATTCGACAACCGCGGATCCGCAGCACCGGAAGCCGACTTTACAACAAGCACCTCAGACATGCCCGCCGCCGTCGCACTCAACCGCAATCAACCCCGGGAAACACATCCGCATACACCACACTCGACCCGCTGACCGAAGGTGTCGGCAGATTGCCGTACGGCCAGGACTGCGTCAACCACGCACCACCCGGCGCCTGAACCTGCGCCATCACCGCAGACCCACCCGTGGAAAACTGCACCGGCGCGGCCGCCACCCGCGGAGCGACCCAACCCGCCGAAACAGGCGCAAGACTCGTATCCTCGGCCACCCATGTTCCGTTCTGCAATGCCCGCGCCGGAACCACATCCGACTCCGCCTGCATCGAACCATCTGGTAACGCACTCACCAACAGCGTCGGCGACGTCTCCGAGTCCACCCCAACCGGATGCCCATACAGTTGCGCAATCACCCGCGCATCAGACTCACTGTCTGCCGCCTTCGCATCCGCCGGCGCACCCGACACGCCCGCCGAAACGACTGTTTGCGGAACAGCTTCCGCCACAGAAGGCTGGACGGAAACGAACATCACAGCAAGGATCGCGGCAGCGGCACATGCCGCCGGGAGTGCGGGCTTCACAGCGAAAACTCAACGCGCACGGCAGAACCACTCAGATAAGACAATCCATGCGTCACAACTTCACTCACGGTGTGCGCCACCTCTCGAAAGCCTGAGCGGCTGCGCTGCCGTCCGATGCTGACACTAGAACTTCGACCCCTTCCAATGGAAGGACCAATTCCACGCACTCGGGCCGCGGACGAGCGTTACGGGCCACAATCCGGCAGTTTCACAATCACGTGACCCTCGAACTGGGGTAGTCGACCATGTCGATTTCGGGTGCCACCATGCTCGAGTCACGGATGTCACGCATGGATACGCAGTGTAATACGAAGGTGCCGGCCGCAACCCGAGCGCAACTACTGCCCGTCGCGCCACTCCAACAGGCGGCGTTCCGCCTCCGTGGGATCCATTGGGCCGTTGTCCAGGCGCAACTCGAGAAGGAACTTCATCGCTCGCCCGACCTCGGGCCCTGGCTTCACCCCCAGGATGCGCATGACGTCGCCGCCGTCGAGGTCCGGTCGCACCGCGGCCAGTTCCTCCTCTTCTGCGAGCACGCCGATGCGTTCTTCCAGGTCGTCGTAGGCGAAGCCGAGACGATCGGCTTTGCGCCGATTGCGCGTGGTCACGTCGGCACGGGTCAGCATGTGCAGGCGCTCCAGCTGGTCGCCGGCATCGCGCACGTAGCGCCGCACGGCTGAATCCGTCCAGGCGCCCTCTGTATAGCCGAAGAACCGCAGGTGCAGTTCGATCAGACGTCCGACCGCATCGATCGTGCCGTTGTCGAACCGCAGCGACTTCAGCCGCTTGCGGGCCAGCTTCGCACCGACCATGTCGTGATGGTAGAAGCTCACCGCACCACCCGGCTCCAGTCGGCGGGTCGCAGGCTTGCCGATGTCGTGCAGAAGCGCGGCCAGCCGCAGAACGAGGTCAGGAGCTTCACCCGGATGCCGCGCTGTCTCGTAGCCGATCGCCTGATCGAGCACGGTCAACGAGTGCTGGTAGACGTCTTTGTGGTGGTGGTGTTCATCGATCTCCAGCCGCAGTGCCGGGATCTCCGGCAACACCAGCTCGGCCAGACCGGTCTCGACCAGCAATTCGATTCCGTGGCGCGGCTCGTCGGAGCACAGCAGCTTCGACAACTCGTCCCGGATGCGTTCCGCGCTGACGATCGAGATACGCTCGCGCATCCTGCCCATCGCCTCGAGCGTGTCCAGATCGACCGCGAAGCCGAGCTGCGCGGTGAACCGGGCTGCGCGCAGCATCCGCAATGGGTCATCTCCGAAGGAGATCTCCGGGGTGCTGGGGGTGCGCAGCGTGCCCGTCAGCAGATCGTCGACGCCACCGGACGGATCGACGAGCACAACGTCGGGAACGCGCAACGCCAGCGCATTGATCGTGAAGTCGCGTCGAATCAGGTCGCCCTCGAGGGTGTCGCCGAACACCACGTCGGGTTTGCGACTGCCGGTGTCGTAACTGTCCGTGCGGTAGGTGGTGATCTCCACGGTGCTGTCGTCAACGTGCGCACCGATCGTGCCGAATGCGCGACCGATGTCCCAGTGCGCTCGCGCCAGGGGGTCGAGCACTTCGACGATTCGATCCGGGGTGGCATTCGTCGTGAAGTCGAGGTCGTTGACCGCCCGGCCGAGCAGCGCGTCACGCACGGGCCCGCCGACGAGTGAAAGCTCGAAACCAGCTGCTGCGAATGCCGCAGCGAGGCGCGCGACCGGCGCGGACTCGGCGATCACGCGCAGACGCTGGAGAGATTCTGCGACGCTCTGCATGGTGGATTCAGCTTATCGGCGTGCGCGGTTCGCCCGTTGTGCACAGAGGCTCCCCCTAGAATTGCCGACATGGTGGCGGAGGAGGGTCAGTGCGTCGAGGTATGCGCATAATCTCCAAACTGCGGGTGCCGCATTCGCGTTTCGCGCCGCACACGCCATTGCGTGCCGTGCTTGCGCTCATCGCGGCCATGATGATCGCGCTGCCGACCATGGCTGTGTCGTATGCCCCAGTCCCGCACGCTGTAAGTAAGCAGAGCGCGACGGTGTCCGTCTACGGCGGCAATTCGGGAGTGCTGACCCCTGGCGAGAATCTGACCGCAACAGTGGTGGTCACGAACACCGGATCCGAGACGCTGAATCCGGGAACGATCGCGCTGCAGTTGACTACAGCCGCGTTCGCAGAGCGCTTCGAGCTGAACGCCTGGTTGAAGCACGCGGACGATGCGCCCTCAACTCGAGCCATCGGCACGACGCCGACGACCGCTTTGGCAGCGGGCACCTCGACGACGGTCTCACTGACTGTCGCCTCTGCTGAACTCGGCATCGCACGCCAGACAACAGGCGTCTACGGCTTGGCTGCGGCGCTGACGATCAACAATGCCGCGATCGCCTCCGGCGCGGGCAGCATCGTCTGGAACACGGGAACCGGGTTCAACCAGAGCGGCGTGGCAGTCGCCATGCCGATCACAGCGCCCGCAACCTCCGCCGGCCTGATTCCAGCGGCAGATCTGGCTACTTATACGGCGGCCAACGGCGTTCTGAGCCGCGAATTGAACGGTGTGCTCGATCAGCCGGCCGCTGCAATCGGGATCGACCCGATGATCATTGCGTCGATCCGCGTTTTGGGAACGGCCGCGCCGGCATCTGCCCAAGCATGGTTACGCGAGCTCGAGCAGGCACGCAACGACATCTTCCCACTGCAATACGGCGATGCAGACGTTGCAGGGCAGGTACAGGCCGGAGTCACTGATCTGCTCCAGCCGATCGCGTTCACGTACGCGATGGATCCGAACAACCAGAAGGTGCCGCTCGTCGTCGGCGAGACCGGTCAGCCAACGGCACCGGACAGCACACCGACAACGCTCAGCCCAACACCGACCCCGACCCCGACGCCCACGACGGGGCCGGCCCTTCCCAGCATGTCGGAGCTTCTGGCCTGGCCGTACACACTGAGTGACATTGCCTGGCCGCCGGACAACAGCGTGCGCACGAGTGACCTGCCTGTGTTCGCGAAGAACGGGCTCACGACGACAATCCTCGATGGCGGCAACACGAACGCCGGCTCTCTGTCGCACACCCCGAACCCTGCGTTGCCGGTGTCCGGAGGTCGCGCACTGGTGGCGGACGATGCCGTGTCCGATGCGTTGCGTGCGGCTGCGACCGCGGCAACCGAATCCGCATGGCGCACCGCTATGGCGGGCCTGAACGCGCAGCTGGCCATGATCGGCACGGAGCAGGCGCCCGATCAGATGATCTTCGCAACGCTCGACCGCACCGCACCCGTCTCATCGCAGACTCTCTCCCAGACCTTCGGCGCCCTGTCCGCAATGCCCTGGGTGACTCCGAGTTCCGTGACGGATGCGATCGCCTCGACAACCGAGCCTGACCTCACGGTCAAGGACACTCCGGAGAGCAGCACGCGGGTCTCCGCGATCACAGGCCTGATCAGCAGGGAATCCGGAGCGGCAGGGGAGGGTGCCAGCCTCACCGGTTTCGCGACCGTGCTCGACGATCCCACCCAGCTCACGGGACCATCTCGCAACCAGCTGCTTTCACTTCTCGGAGTGAACTGGCTGAGCGCGCAGAACAATTGGCCGGCCGCGGTGTCCGCGAGTCTGACGGCCAGCGGCAAGATCCTCGACTCCGTGCAGATCGTGCCACCGGGCAACATCTCGCAACTGAGCAACGAGGCATTGATCCCGATCACCGTATCTAATGCGTTCACACTGCCTGTCAATATCGTGCTACGCACCACTCCGTCCAACGCACGACTCGAGATCGACAACGACACGTCGAAAACGGTGCCACCCGGCGGGAGCGCGAAGCTTCTCGTTCCCGTGAAGGCACAGGTCGGCAACGGAAAAGTCCAGCTCACGATGGGACTGTTCAGTCCTACCGGCGTGCAAGTCGGTGCCACTCAAACGGCGAGCGTCGACGTTCACGCCGATTGGGAGGGTCTTGGCGCTCTCGTCATCGGCATCCTCGCTGTGCTGTTGTTCGGTTTCGGAATCTTCCGCACGATCCGGCGCCGACGCAAGGAGCGAGCGAACCCAGCCGTCGAAGCCGCCGGCGACGAGGACCCGAATGGCTAGCATCGGCCGATCGAGCATGCTGCTGGCCTCAGGCACGGTCGCCTCGCGCATTCTCGGCTTCGTCAAGGTGATCGCGCTGACCTACGCGATCGGCCAGATCGGGCTGGCCGCCAACAGCTTCCAGGCCGGCAACCAACTGCCGAACAACGTTTATGTCATCATCGCCGGCGGTGTGCTGAATGCTGTTCTGGTGCCGCAGATCGTGCGCGCGGCGATGCACAAGGACGGTGGGTCGGGTTACATCAACAAACTGGTGACCGTGGCCATCGTCATCCTCGGCGTGACCACGATCGCGGCGACCCTGATCGCGCCTTTCCTGGTCACGATCTCCGTGTCTCACTTCAGTCACAATCAATATCTACTTGCCGTCGGTTTCGCATACTGGTGTTTGCCGCAGATCTTCTTCTACGGGTTGTATTCCGTGCTCGGTGAGATCCTGAACGCGCGCAACTCGTTCGGCCCCTTCACCTGGGCGCCCTTGGTCAACAACATCGTCAGCATCATCGGCATCCTGCTGTTCATCGTGATGTTCGGTGCCGATCGCGCCGGAACACGCGGATTCGATGCCTGGACCCCTCAAATGATCGCCGTTCTCGGCGGCACGGCGACGCTCGGCGTGGCATGCCAGGCATTCATCCTGTTCTTCTTCTGGCGTCGCATCGGCTTGAGCTACCGGCCGGACTTCCACTGGCGCGGCGTCGGCCTGGGCACAGCAGGCAAACTCGCCGGCTGGACGTTCGGGATGCTGCTGGTCACCCAGGCGGCCGGCCTGGTCGACACCAACGTGATGTCGTTGGCGACCAACAAGGACGCCTCGCTTGCCGTGCTTGCGAACTCCTGGCTGATCTTCATGCTGCCGCACTCGATCGTCACCGTCTCAATCGCGACCGTCTACTTCACGCGGATGGCTGAGCATGCCTCCGCGCAACGTTTCGATGGCCTGAAGACGGACCTTTCCGCCTCCGTGCGCACGATCAGCCTGCTGATCGCCATCTCTTCTGCCGTACTTATTGTCGTCGCGTATCCGTTTGCGAGTTTCTTCAGCGCGAACTATCGCGAGACGATCGACATGGGCAACGTCATCATCGCGTATGTCATCGGACTGCTGCCGTTCAGCCTGGTGTTCCTGTTCCAGCGCACGTTCTATGCACTGAACGACACACGTACTCCGTTCCTTTTCACCGTCGTGCAGGCCGCGTTGTTCTCAGCAGCTGCTGTGCTGTGCGGCATCTTCCTGCCGACCTCGTTGCTGGCCGCCGGAATCGCCGTCTCGATGACCATTTCCACGGCAGTCCAGGCCGTTGTGGCTGTGTACCTGCTCCGTCGACGACTCGGGCGACTCGACCTGCGTCGCATCCTGATCAGCCTGGCGCGCTACACGCTCGGACTGATTCCGGCACTGGCCGCGGGCCTCTTCCTGCTGTATGCGCTCGGAGGCGCGCGCGACGGCGGCTTCGCGCTGTCCGGCGTCGTGTCCGCCGCGTTCAGTATGGCGCTGATCGGGTTCGTGATGCTGTTGGTCTATCTCCTGACTCTGCGCCTCGTGCGCACCCCCGAGCTGGCGGATGCGCTCGCTCCGTTCGCGGGACGGCTGCGCGGGCGCAGGCCCGGCCGCGAGCGCGGCCGCCACTCGACCCGCAACCACACACCCGGCTCGGAATAGCATCCGCCTAGGATGTGTTGTACACGCATGTGAGTTCTATGGGCTCACGATCTGTGAGGAGAAAAAGTGCGGCAAATCATCATCATCGGTTCCGGTCCAGCCGGCTACACCGCTGCGATTTATGCTGCACGTGCCAACCTGAATCCGCTCGTGATCGCCAGTTCGGTCGAAGCGGGCGGCGAGTTGATGAACACGACAGACGTGGAGAACTTCCCGGGCTTCCCTGACGGCATCCAAGGCCCTGAACTGATGATGCAACTGCAGGCTCAGGCGGAGCGATTCGGCGCCGAGATCGTGCTCGATGACGTCGTTTCAGTGTCCCTGGATGGCCCGATCAAGACGGTGACGCTGGGCTCTGGCGTCACGTACGACGCGCTGTCCGTTATCGTGGCGACCGGTTCCGCATATCGCAAGTTGGGCATCCACGACGAAGAGCGCTTGGCCGGGCACGGTGTGTCGTGGTGCGCCACGTGCGACGGTTTCTTCTTCAAACAGAAGGAGATCGCCGTCGTCGGCGGGGGAGACTCCGCGATGGAAGAAGCGACCTTCCTCACGCGATTCGCATCCAAGGTGTATGTCATCCACCGCAAAGACTCATTGCGGGCGTCGAAGATCATGCAGGATCGTGCGTTCGCGAATGAGAAGATCGAGTTTGTTTGGAACAGTGAGGTGATCGGCATCACCGGTGAGGATGCGGTCACCGGGGTGACACTACGTGACACGGTCGATGGTTCGACGCGCGCACTCTCGCTCGGGGGTCTGTTCATCGCCATCGGCA
The Rathayibacter sp. SW19 DNA segment above includes these coding regions:
- the murJ gene encoding murein biosynthesis integral membrane protein MurJ, with product MASIGRSSMLLASGTVASRILGFVKVIALTYAIGQIGLAANSFQAGNQLPNNVYVIIAGGVLNAVLVPQIVRAAMHKDGGSGYINKLVTVAIVILGVTTIAATLIAPFLVTISVSHFSHNQYLLAVGFAYWCLPQIFFYGLYSVLGEILNARNSFGPFTWAPLVNNIVSIIGILLFIVMFGADRAGTRGFDAWTPQMIAVLGGTATLGVACQAFILFFFWRRIGLSYRPDFHWRGVGLGTAGKLAGWTFGMLLVTQAAGLVDTNVMSLATNKDASLAVLANSWLIFMLPHSIVTVSIATVYFTRMAEHASAQRFDGLKTDLSASVRTISLLIAISSAVLIVVAYPFASFFSANYRETIDMGNVIIAYVIGLLPFSLVFLFQRTFYALNDTRTPFLFTVVQAALFSAAAVLCGIFLPTSLLAAGIAVSMTISTAVQAVVAVYLLRRRLGRLDLRRILISLARYTLGLIPALAAGLFLLYALGGARDGGFALSGVVSAAFSMALIGFVMLLVYLLTLRLVRTPELADALAPFAGRLRGRRPGRERGRHSTRNHTPGSE
- a CDS encoding CCA tRNA nucleotidyltransferase yields the protein MQSVAESLQRLRVIAESAPVARLAAAFAAAGFELSLVGGPVRDALLGRAVNDLDFTTNATPDRIVEVLDPLARAHWDIGRAFGTIGAHVDDSTVEITTYRTDSYDTGSRKPDVVFGDTLEGDLIRRDFTINALALRVPDVVLVDPSGGVDDLLTGTLRTPSTPEISFGDDPLRMLRAARFTAQLGFAVDLDTLEAMGRMRERISIVSAERIRDELSKLLCSDEPRHGIELLVETGLAELVLPEIPALRLEIDEHHHHKDVYQHSLTVLDQAIGYETARHPGEAPDLVLRLAALLHDIGKPATRRLEPGGAVSFYHHDMVGAKLARKRLKSLRFDNGTIDAVGRLIELHLRFFGYTEGAWTDSAVRRYVRDAGDQLERLHMLTRADVTTRNRRKADRLGFAYDDLEERIGVLAEEEELAAVRPDLDGGDVMRILGVKPGPEVGRAMKFLLELRLDNGPMDPTEAERRLLEWRDGQ
- a CDS encoding DUF6049 family protein, translated to MRIISKLRVPHSRFAPHTPLRAVLALIAAMMIALPTMAVSYAPVPHAVSKQSATVSVYGGNSGVLTPGENLTATVVVTNTGSETLNPGTIALQLTTAAFAERFELNAWLKHADDAPSTRAIGTTPTTALAAGTSTTVSLTVASAELGIARQTTGVYGLAAALTINNAAIASGAGSIVWNTGTGFNQSGVAVAMPITAPATSAGLIPAADLATYTAANGVLSRELNGVLDQPAAAIGIDPMIIASIRVLGTAAPASAQAWLRELEQARNDIFPLQYGDADVAGQVQAGVTDLLQPIAFTYAMDPNNQKVPLVVGETGQPTAPDSTPTTLSPTPTPTPTPTTGPALPSMSELLAWPYTLSDIAWPPDNSVRTSDLPVFAKNGLTTTILDGGNTNAGSLSHTPNPALPVSGGRALVADDAVSDALRAAATAATESAWRTAMAGLNAQLAMIGTEQAPDQMIFATLDRTAPVSSQTLSQTFGALSAMPWVTPSSVTDAIASTTEPDLTVKDTPESSTRVSAITGLISRESGAAGEGASLTGFATVLDDPTQLTGPSRNQLLSLLGVNWLSAQNNWPAAVSASLTASGKILDSVQIVPPGNISQLSNEALIPITVSNAFTLPVNIVLRTTPSNARLEIDNDTSKTVPPGGSAKLLVPVKAQVGNGKVQLTMGLFSPTGVQVGATQTASVDVHADWEGLGALVIGILAVLLFGFGIFRTIRRRRKERANPAVEAAGDEDPNG
- a CDS encoding LamG-like jellyroll fold domain-containing protein, giving the protein MSEVLVVKSASGAADPRLSNVTFTVSGGTVGAQAATKAMSATTLTGSVVSATPLWWDSSGTGAGPDGAGSAEPRALAYSTTATSVSLNVADATSTPNVTYPVYVDPDWSSSLQADWFDDRAYPNQSYLDPPSDSVGYGIDSGVGYLSRAFFQFQTSFLTGKTVSNARFNIHQTYANSCDTTLVQLWEFSPATPGFTWNQEPNGWIQAIDQQGNANGGPCAPNPAWVGFSATVAAQYAAAHSLGSIQLGLRVANEADSLTRKHYDWNAQLIVTYDTPPNTPTGVKMVSPVRGCAPAGAPDMVNGTLPITIQATVTDPDTGQNTAANFYVGQASTLPTYMLHPSSTFQAQGAPLTTTFPAGTFSNGITYAWWARGSDNILQSVGSSPYCYFTIKDDPPALPGVAVASPATTVGAPMTVTITSSPPGSAAIFAYWWADGAAATPPPAPTVIGTGTALPACGSSAGGLSFACADSSGSATVSVSPIDDVSTLWVAGYDDAGNVATDSSGSVHTVPLQVSAAADTGNVTNSIGHSWLMEGLASMPATVADSNPTGGSGVSSGSALAVGAGTPSVMDSVVGQPPLNAVLSVPGLVQLNRYYGTYHSAVIDGNAPAGSHIESALGQMHALAGAGQSQPPNTLVVYSCALSSGDMTSLSSNCEGMGATGVPMGYSWTSAAAVPYGTPIQLYRCHTAVDHFDSTVSNCEGSAVDGSLGFFANVVSTRTSHDVVDLTVNSTTHSIQSFTTSAWLKPASSNSATASYVAMAASGPVNSGFVLREASGHWQFCMQSQTIPIVSGCATGPAVSATAGWTFVTGIWDAANHQVRLLIGASGVTPVAVGSYAVPSGGVAATGTLLVGSGWANSAPGQQWGGEIDDPSIYPGVVDSGQLLNLYNQVAPG
- the trxB gene encoding thioredoxin-disulfide reductase, whose product is MRQIIIIGSGPAGYTAAIYAARANLNPLVIASSVEAGGELMNTTDVENFPGFPDGIQGPELMMQLQAQAERFGAEIVLDDVVSVSLDGPIKTVTLGSGVTYDALSVIVATGSAYRKLGIHDEERLAGHGVSWCATCDGFFFKQKEIAVVGGGDSAMEEATFLTRFASKVYVIHRKDSLRASKIMQDRAFANEKIEFVWNSEVIGITGEDAVTGVTLRDTVDGSTRALSLGGLFIAIGNDPRTHLIHGQLDLTKDGTIAVAGRTSKTSLTGVFAAGDVIDPTYRQAVTAAASGTVAALDAEHYLAGLPQGQATPEAGDLELAIAN